A single window of Ictalurus furcatus strain D&B chromosome 3, Billie_1.0, whole genome shotgun sequence DNA harbors:
- the mrpl14 gene encoding 39S ribosomal protein L14, mitochondrial, whose protein sequence is MAFSSMALPKMISTIHYRSFSVSTVVAAIQKMTRVRVVDNSSLGNTPYHRSPRVIHVYTKNGVGKVGDTVLLAIKGQKKKALIVGHKMPGPKMSPRFDSNNVVLIEENGNPTGTRIKAPIPTHLRKLEGDYSKLLAIAQRFV, encoded by the exons ATGGCCTTCTCATCAATGGCACTTCCAAAGATGATATCAACAATACACTACAGGTCTTTCAG TGTTTCAACAGTTGTGGCAGCTATTCAGAAGATGACAAGAGTACGGGTGGTCGACAACAGCAGTCTTGGAAACACCCCCTATCACCGTTCTCCTAGAGTCATTCATGTATACACCAAGAATGGCGTGGGCAAAGTGGGTGACACTGTCCTATTGGCCATTaaaggacagaaaaagaaagcactGATTGTGGGTCACAAGATGCCTGGACCAAAAATGTCACCTAGATTTGATTCAAACAATGTTGTTTTGATCGAAGAAAATGGGAACCCAACAGGAACAAGGATTAAAGCTCCCATACCTACACATTTACGCAAACTGGAAGGTGATTACTCCAAATTATTAGCAATTGCACAACGCTTTGTGTAG